Proteins co-encoded in one Malus sylvestris chromosome 9, drMalSylv7.2, whole genome shotgun sequence genomic window:
- the LOC126582086 gene encoding uncharacterized protein LOC126582086 — MQSLSRSMRGKSFHESPPFAEKITDDPVTTKTAQSTVTCVFLANIATFWRKVTIIWCKNLMNHSLSIRIDSLDGEFHYTCKFDLKPWHFWSKKGYKSFEFEGNQVEVYWDLRSAKFGGGPEPCSDFYVALVCDEEVVLLLGDMKKKAYKRTKSRPALVEALLYYKKENVFAKKSFATRVKFDEKRKEHDIVVESSTSGLKDPEMWISVDGIVLIHVKNLQWKFRGNQTVQVNMQPVQVFWDVHDWLFSSPGTGHGLFIFKPGAPESESDHDRDGNGSINSDNSSAYYSTQTSNNSTSSDFCMFLHAYKIE; from the coding sequence ATGCAGTCTTTGAGTCGATCGATGCGAGGTAAATCATTTCATGAGTCTCCGCCATTTGCAGAGAAGATCACAGACGACCCTGTGACAACGAAAACCGCACAAAGCACAGTGACTTGCGTCTTCCTTGCCAATATTGCGACATTTTGGCGGAAGGTGACGATCATATGGTGTAAGAACCTCATGAACCATTCCCTTAGCATTCGGATTGATAGCTTAGACGGCGAGTTTCATTATACATGCAAATTCGACCTAAAGCCATGgcatttttggagcaaaaaaggGTACAAGTCATTCGAGTTCGAAGGGAATCAAGTGGAGGTTTATTGGGATCTTCGGTCTGCGAAATTTGGCGGCGGCCCAGAACCGTGTTCCGACTTTTATGTTGCTCTTGTTTGCGATGAGGAGGTTGTGTTGTTATTGGGAGACATGAAGAAAAAGGCATACAAGAGAACAAAATCCAGACCAGCCCTTGTGGAGGCACTTTTATACTACAAAAAAGAAAACGTGTTTGCCAAGAAAAGTTTTGCCACAAGAGTGAAGTTTGATGAGAAGAGAAAAGAGCATGACATTGTCGTGGAGAGCTCAACGTCCGGCCTGAAAGACCCAGAAATGTGGATCAGTGTAGACGGGATTGTGTTGATTCATGTCAAGAATTTGCAGTGGAAATTCAGAGGGAATCAGACCGTGCAGGTGAACATGCAACCGGTGCAAGTTTTCTGGGACGTGCACGATTGGCTTTTCAGCAGCCCGGGGACGGGGCATGGGCTGTTTATTTTCAAGCCAGGGGCACCGGAATCAGAGAGCGATCACGACAGAGATGGCAACGGCAGCATAAACAGTGATAATAGCAGTGCTTATTATTCAACCCAGACAAGTAATAACTCAACATCTTCTGACTTCTGCATGTTTCTTCATGCTTATAAGATTGAGTAA